The Paeniglutamicibacter sulfureus genome includes a region encoding these proteins:
- a CDS encoding UDP-N-acetylmuramoyl-L-alanyl-D-glutamate--2,6-diaminopimelate ligase, which translates to MPQALTPRSAEALLRPLEKSTTSLTAMLEYLHETGRGANIIGDGGTTVTGICLDSRAVQPGDIYIAAPGARFHGAQFAQAAVETGAAAILTDIEGEDAASAAGVPVLLVEQVREVIGELSALVYGTDEACPELFGLTGTNGKTTTSYMIRSVLRALGRETGLVGTIEIAAGDTPIPSILTTPEAPQLHGLMARMRELGVEAATMEVSSHSLSYRRVDGLRFAVSGFTNLTQDHLDLHGSMQEYFETKALLFDLERSDRAVIMVDDSWGLEMARQATAEVWTLASDPATTGADWVIDNVVPAGLGHRFQLRGPDGTVIETATGLPGDFNVSNAALAVLMVLASGVDPARLQEALDRANPLTVEVPGRMQVIAEAPASIVDFAHNPDALARALSSVRSAEPGSRVIVVFGATGERDATKRPIMGAVAAQHADVVIVTDDDPHSEDPAPIRAAVAAGARAEIQAHGLLSEVREIHPRAAAIAAAVAMAGERDTILVAGRGHEVFQEVMGVNLELDDREELRRALLAHGFSPLAATSDSFDPADEG; encoded by the coding sequence ATGCCTCAAGCCCTCACTCCCCGCTCGGCGGAAGCCCTGCTGCGTCCGCTGGAAAAAAGCACCACGTCGTTGACAGCAATGCTCGAATACCTGCACGAAACCGGGCGGGGTGCGAACATCATCGGAGATGGCGGGACCACGGTCACCGGGATCTGCCTGGATTCGCGCGCCGTCCAGCCCGGGGACATCTATATTGCCGCGCCCGGCGCCCGCTTCCACGGCGCGCAATTCGCCCAGGCCGCCGTGGAGACCGGTGCAGCCGCGATCCTGACCGACATCGAAGGCGAAGACGCGGCCTCGGCAGCCGGGGTGCCGGTGCTGCTGGTGGAACAGGTCCGCGAAGTCATTGGTGAACTCTCCGCACTGGTCTACGGAACCGACGAGGCCTGTCCCGAACTCTTCGGACTGACCGGAACCAACGGCAAGACGACCACCAGCTACATGATTCGCTCGGTGCTGCGTGCCCTGGGTCGGGAGACCGGCCTGGTGGGCACGATCGAGATTGCCGCCGGCGATACGCCGATTCCCAGCATCCTCACCACCCCTGAGGCCCCCCAGCTGCACGGACTGATGGCCCGCATGCGGGAACTCGGTGTCGAGGCAGCCACCATGGAGGTCTCGTCCCATTCCCTCTCCTACCGGCGGGTCGACGGGCTGCGCTTCGCGGTCTCCGGATTCACCAACCTCACCCAGGACCACCTGGACCTGCACGGCTCGATGCAGGAGTATTTCGAGACCAAGGCGCTGCTCTTCGACCTGGAACGCAGCGACCGGGCCGTGATCATGGTCGATGACAGCTGGGGCCTGGAGATGGCCCGGCAGGCCACGGCCGAGGTCTGGACCCTGGCCAGCGACCCCGCGACGACCGGTGCCGACTGGGTCATCGACAACGTCGTTCCGGCCGGCCTGGGCCACCGGTTCCAGCTGCGTGGACCCGATGGGACAGTCATCGAGACGGCCACGGGCCTGCCGGGGGACTTCAACGTCTCCAACGCCGCCCTGGCCGTCCTGATGGTCCTGGCCTCCGGGGTCGACCCTGCCCGGCTGCAGGAGGCCCTGGACCGGGCCAACCCACTCACCGTCGAGGTGCCGGGGCGCATGCAGGTCATCGCCGAGGCCCCGGCCTCCATCGTTGACTTCGCCCACAACCCCGATGCCCTGGCCCGCGCCCTGTCCTCGGTGCGCTCGGCCGAGCCCGGATCCCGCGTGATCGTGGTCTTCGGGGCCACCGGTGAACGCGACGCGACCAAGCGCCCGATCATGGGCGCCGTCGCCGCCCAACACGCAGACGTGGTCATTGTCACTGATGACGACCCGCACTCCGAGGACCCGGCACCCATCAGGGCCGCGGTGGCCGCCGGTGCCCGCGCCGAAATCCAGGCCCACGGCCTGCTGAGCGAAGTTCGCGAGATCCATCCGCGCGCGGCGGCAATTGCTGCGGCCGTTGCCATGGCGGGGGAGCGGGACACGATCCTGGTGGCCGGACGAGGGCACGAGGTCTTCCAGGAGGTCATGGGCGTGAACCTCGAACTTGACGACCGCGAGGAACTGCGCCGGGCACTGCTGGCCCACGGCTTCAGCCCCCTGGCGGCGACTTCGGATTCCTTCGATCCCGCGGATGAAGGGTAA
- a CDS encoding UDP-N-acetylmuramoyl-tripeptide--D-alanyl-D-alanine ligase: MIELLSAEIAEITGGRLTSTASADTPILGVDTDSRNCETGWLFVAKPGESSDGHHFIDAAIGQGAVLALAERETQSADGAVHPAIIVPDAIIAMGQIAAAIVERLKAANGLRVVGITGSAGKTTTKDLLAALLANLGPTIAPVGSYNGEVGVPLTVFRATAETKYLIMEMGATGIGHIRYLTDMVHPEVGVVLGVGSAHAGEFGGIENIAKAKGEMVEALPATGLAVLNHDDNLVAPMHTRTVAPVRPFGVQRTAGETGAGVWARDLDVDADGHPVFTLVAADSSTHQVTSGLIGRHHVANILAAAAVAEYLGLEPAKIAATLQGLGPSSRWRMERIERADGVSIINDAYNANPDSMRAALRTLAELGLPDAQGNARRTWAVLGEMLELGEDSRHEHDMLGRIAVRMNIKKLLVVGRGAKLAYNSAVLEGSWGDEAYYVEDTKAAARILNENLLPGDIVLFKSSNGSGLRHLGDQIAETTSGSSAAKEGSAQ; the protein is encoded by the coding sequence ATGATTGAACTACTTTCCGCCGAAATCGCCGAAATCACCGGCGGGCGACTCACCTCGACGGCTAGCGCCGACACGCCCATCCTCGGAGTCGACACCGACTCGCGCAACTGCGAAACCGGCTGGCTCTTCGTAGCCAAGCCGGGGGAGTCCTCCGACGGGCACCACTTCATCGACGCTGCCATCGGCCAGGGCGCCGTGCTGGCCCTGGCCGAGCGTGAAACCCAGTCCGCCGACGGTGCCGTGCACCCGGCGATCATCGTCCCCGACGCCATCATTGCGATGGGGCAGATTGCCGCCGCCATCGTCGAGCGGCTCAAGGCCGCCAACGGGCTGCGCGTGGTGGGCATCACCGGTTCGGCCGGCAAGACCACCACCAAGGACCTGCTCGCCGCGCTGCTGGCCAACCTGGGCCCGACGATCGCGCCGGTGGGCTCGTACAACGGCGAGGTCGGCGTCCCGCTGACGGTCTTCCGCGCCACCGCCGAGACCAAGTACCTGATCATGGAAATGGGTGCCACCGGCATCGGCCACATCCGCTACCTCACCGACATGGTCCACCCCGAGGTCGGGGTGGTCCTGGGCGTCGGCTCGGCCCACGCCGGGGAATTCGGCGGCATCGAGAACATTGCCAAGGCCAAGGGCGAGATGGTCGAGGCACTGCCCGCCACCGGGCTCGCCGTGCTGAACCACGACGACAACCTCGTGGCCCCGATGCACACCCGCACCGTGGCCCCGGTCCGCCCCTTTGGCGTGCAGCGCACCGCCGGTGAGACCGGGGCCGGAGTCTGGGCCCGGGACCTGGACGTCGACGCCGACGGCCACCCGGTGTTCACGCTGGTCGCTGCCGATTCCTCGACGCACCAGGTCACCTCCGGGCTCATCGGGCGCCACCACGTGGCCAATATCCTGGCCGCCGCCGCCGTGGCCGAATACCTGGGCCTGGAACCGGCGAAAATCGCCGCGACCCTGCAGGGCCTGGGCCCGAGCAGCCGCTGGCGCATGGAACGCATCGAACGGGCCGACGGGGTGAGCATCATCAATGACGCCTACAACGCCAACCCGGACTCCATGCGTGCAGCACTGCGCACGCTGGCCGAACTCGGCCTGCCCGACGCACAGGGCAACGCCCGGCGCACCTGGGCCGTGCTGGGCGAAATGCTCGAACTCGGCGAGGACTCCCGCCACGAACACGACATGCTCGGGCGCATCGCGGTGCGCATGAATATCAAGAAACTGCTCGTCGTGGGGCGCGGGGCCAAGCTGGCCTACAATTCCGCGGTGCTCGAGGGCAGCTGGGGCGACGAGGCGTACTACGTCGAGGACACCAAGGCCGCCGCACGGATCCTGAACGAGAACCTGCTTCCCGGGGACATCGTGCTCTTCAAGTCCTCCAACGGCTCGGGGCTCCGGCACCTGGGCGATCAAATTGCCGAAACTACCAGCGGTTCTTCCGCCGCAAAGGAGGGCTCGGCGCAGTGA
- the mraY gene encoding phospho-N-acetylmuramoyl-pentapeptide-transferase, with product MIALIMGSGIALIFTMVTMPLFIRMLTVRQYGQVVRDDGPTSHATKSGTPTMGGVIIIAAVILSYFATHGLLALMGRPSSGISASGLLVLLLFAGMGLVGFLDDFIKIAKKRSLGLRAWQKIVLQAAVGIGFAVLSLNFPNEHGLTPASTAISFLRDTNVDLAFAGPLLGLILFVLWSNLIVTATTNGVNLTDGLDGLATGAAIMVFGAYTIIGIWQQNQACGLDAASNVCYTVRDPMDLALLGAILCGALIGFLWWNAKPAKIFMGDTGSLAIGGAIAAFAILSRTQILLLVLAGLFVIISLSVIIQVGFFKLSGGKRVFRMAPLQHHFELAGWAEENVVVRFWILGGLFVAAGLGIFYSEWVVAL from the coding sequence GTGATTGCTCTAATCATGGGATCCGGCATTGCCTTGATCTTCACAATGGTCACCATGCCATTGTTCATCCGCATGCTCACCGTCAGACAGTATGGCCAGGTGGTCCGCGACGACGGACCCACCAGTCACGCCACCAAGTCCGGCACCCCCACCATGGGCGGGGTCATCATCATCGCGGCGGTGATCCTCAGCTACTTTGCGACCCACGGGTTGCTGGCACTGATGGGCAGGCCCTCCTCGGGGATCTCGGCCAGCGGACTGCTGGTCCTGCTGCTCTTCGCCGGCATGGGCCTGGTCGGATTCCTGGACGACTTCATCAAGATCGCCAAGAAGCGCTCCCTGGGCCTGCGGGCCTGGCAGAAGATTGTGCTGCAGGCGGCGGTGGGCATCGGCTTCGCCGTGCTGTCGCTGAACTTCCCCAACGAACACGGGCTGACCCCCGCCTCGACGGCGATCTCCTTCCTGCGCGACACCAACGTCGACCTGGCCTTCGCCGGACCGCTGCTCGGGCTGATCCTCTTCGTGCTGTGGTCAAACCTGATCGTCACCGCAACCACCAACGGCGTGAACCTCACCGACGGCTTGGACGGGCTGGCCACCGGCGCCGCCATCATGGTCTTCGGCGCGTACACCATCATCGGGATCTGGCAGCAGAACCAGGCCTGCGGGCTCGATGCTGCATCCAACGTCTGCTACACCGTCCGCGACCCCATGGACCTCGCGCTGCTGGGCGCAATCCTCTGCGGGGCCCTGATCGGCTTCCTGTGGTGGAACGCCAAGCCCGCGAAGATCTTCATGGGAGACACCGGGTCGCTGGCCATCGGCGGCGCCATTGCCGCCTTCGCGATCCTTTCCCGCACGCAGATCCTGCTGCTGGTGCTGGCAGGGCTCTTCGTCATTATCTCGCTCTCGGTGATCATCCAGGTCGGGTTCTTCAAGCTCTCCGGCGGCAAGCGCGTCTTCAGGATGGCCCCGCTGCAGCACCACTTCGAACTCGCCGGCTGGGCCGAGGAGAACGTCGTGGTCAGGTTCTGGATCCTCGGCGGGCTCTTCGTGGCCGCCGGCCTGGGCATCTTCTACTCCGAATGGGTCGTGGCCCTGTGA
- the murD gene encoding UDP-N-acetylmuramoyl-L-alanine--D-glutamate ligase, with amino-acid sequence MGRGPVTHANLDHLTRWESDWADLRVVVAGLGLSGFSAADTLIELGAKVVVIDGADTEVNRSRADTLKIVGAADVFLGAGHTDELPMIDGQAPQLLIASPGWNPRQPMLAAAAEAGIEIWGDVELAWRVREKEGRKLAEWVVITGTNGKTTTVGMTESILKAAGLRAIAAGNVGTPILDAIRDPEGFDVIAVELSSFQLHFTHSISPLASVVLNIAEDHVDWHGGFGNYKADKAKIYERTRIAAIYNADEPVVEAMVENADVIEGCRAIGFTTGVPSLSMVGVVEDLLVDRAFIEDRRNSAAELIALDQIGEVVPRHTAANAAAAAALARACGVEPAAVAAGLAGFDPGDHRIQAVARRDDVLWINDSKATNPHAAGASLGAFSSVVWIAGGLSKGVEYDELVSAHAKRLKAVVVIGTDTATLLQALERHAPQVPVIMAQVRETGVQGGAGSAGSAAGWAVMSQAVKAAAGIAKAGDTVLMAPAAASMDQFSSYAQRGNAFIDAVRALMGDDPR; translated from the coding sequence ATGGGTCGTGGCCCTGTGACACACGCCAACCTGGACCACCTCACCCGCTGGGAATCGGACTGGGCCGACCTGCGCGTCGTGGTGGCGGGCCTGGGCCTGTCCGGCTTCTCCGCAGCCGACACCCTGATCGAACTCGGTGCCAAGGTCGTCGTCATCGACGGCGCCGACACCGAGGTCAACCGTTCGCGGGCCGACACCCTGAAGATCGTCGGCGCCGCCGACGTGTTCCTGGGCGCCGGGCACACCGACGAGCTGCCGATGATCGACGGCCAGGCCCCGCAATTGCTCATAGCCTCCCCGGGCTGGAACCCGCGCCAACCCATGCTTGCCGCAGCAGCCGAGGCCGGCATCGAGATCTGGGGCGACGTGGAGCTTGCCTGGCGGGTGCGCGAGAAGGAAGGGCGCAAGCTCGCCGAGTGGGTCGTCATCACCGGCACCAACGGCAAGACCACCACGGTGGGAATGACCGAGTCGATCCTCAAGGCCGCGGGCCTGCGCGCCATCGCCGCCGGCAACGTCGGCACCCCCATCCTGGACGCGATCCGCGACCCGGAGGGTTTCGACGTGATCGCCGTGGAGCTCTCCTCCTTCCAGCTGCACTTCACCCACAGCATCTCCCCACTGGCCTCGGTGGTGCTGAACATCGCCGAGGACCACGTGGACTGGCACGGCGGCTTCGGGAACTACAAGGCCGACAAGGCCAAGATCTACGAACGCACCAGGATCGCCGCGATCTACAACGCCGACGAGCCGGTCGTGGAGGCCATGGTCGAAAACGCGGACGTCATCGAGGGCTGCCGCGCCATCGGCTTCACCACCGGTGTCCCGTCGCTGAGCATGGTCGGGGTCGTCGAGGACCTGCTGGTGGACCGCGCCTTCATCGAGGACCGCAGGAACTCCGCCGCCGAACTGATCGCCCTGGACCAGATCGGCGAGGTGGTGCCCCGGCACACGGCCGCCAATGCCGCAGCGGCCGCCGCACTGGCACGGGCCTGCGGAGTCGAACCCGCCGCCGTGGCAGCGGGCCTGGCCGGGTTCGATCCCGGCGACCACCGCATCCAGGCCGTGGCGCGCCGCGACGACGTACTGTGGATCAACGACTCAAAGGCCACCAACCCGCATGCTGCAGGTGCCTCGCTGGGCGCCTTCTCCTCGGTGGTGTGGATCGCCGGAGGGCTTTCCAAGGGCGTGGAGTACGACGAATTGGTATCGGCCCATGCCAAGCGGCTGAAAGCCGTCGTGGTGATCGGCACCGACACCGCCACGCTGCTTCAGGCCCTTGAACGACACGCACCACAGGTGCCGGTGATCATGGCGCAGGTGCGGGAAACTGGTGTGCAAGGCGGTGCCGGCTCGGCCGGATCCGCCGCCGGCTGGGCCGTGATGTCCCAGGCCGTCAAGGCGGCCGCCGGCATCGCCAAGGCCGGGGACACCGTGCTCATGGCCCCGGCGGCGGCATCAATGGACCAATTTTCCTCATACGCACAACGCGGCAATGCCTTCATCGACGCGGTCCGTGCGCTCATGGGGGACGACCCCAGGTAA
- the ftsW gene encoding putative lipid II flippase FtsW: MSGTSRTPRGNSAKAGTPGPQRGRGREPRGLAKWFTRIEDPSLRGAQINYYIVLGTTLALTFMGLIMVLSSSSVEAIARNQSAFEAFFKQSLWALVGVVALACMQLISLPTLKRLAWPALGAAGLLLVLVLLIGQEIYGNKNWILIGPFSIQPSEFAKAALALWGAWVVERKAKLMDQWKHAVVPLLMPFGLLIVGLVLLGRDLGTALILLLVLAVVMFVGGAKAKLFGIAGLIGLVGIAGMVILAPNRMGRILAWLHIACGDGPQDYCYQAEQGLFALASGGWFGVGLGQSRQKWSHIPEAQNDFIFAVLGEEMGLLGTMFVIVLYGMLAVAMYRIAVRTGTIFGRVAISGIMAWLIGQAFVNIGMVTGLLPVIGVPLPFISSGGSALLAAFLGIGVVLSFAREQRVRLQPAGTPRGLAAMFAKARSAK, encoded by the coding sequence GTGAGCGGCACATCCCGCACGCCACGGGGCAATAGCGCCAAGGCCGGCACGCCGGGCCCGCAGCGCGGCCGAGGCCGGGAACCGCGTGGACTGGCAAAGTGGTTCACCCGCATCGAGGATCCCTCGTTGCGTGGTGCCCAGATCAACTACTACATCGTGCTGGGCACCACGCTGGCCCTGACCTTCATGGGCCTGATCATGGTGCTTTCGTCCTCCTCGGTGGAAGCCATCGCCCGGAACCAGTCGGCCTTCGAGGCCTTCTTCAAGCAATCGCTGTGGGCGCTGGTCGGCGTCGTCGCCCTGGCGTGCATGCAGCTGATTTCCCTGCCGACGCTGAAGCGGCTGGCCTGGCCGGCCCTCGGGGCGGCCGGGCTGCTGCTGGTGCTGGTGCTGCTCATCGGCCAGGAAATCTATGGCAACAAGAACTGGATCCTCATCGGGCCGTTCTCGATCCAACCCTCCGAATTCGCCAAGGCCGCCCTCGCCCTGTGGGGCGCCTGGGTGGTGGAGCGCAAGGCCAAGCTCATGGACCAGTGGAAGCATGCTGTCGTCCCGCTGCTGATGCCCTTCGGGCTGCTCATCGTCGGCCTGGTCCTGCTGGGCAGGGACCTGGGCACCGCGCTGATCCTGCTGCTGGTACTGGCCGTGGTGATGTTTGTGGGAGGCGCCAAGGCCAAGCTCTTTGGCATCGCCGGCCTGATAGGACTTGTCGGAATCGCGGGAATGGTGATCCTGGCCCCCAACCGCATGGGCCGGATCCTGGCCTGGCTCCACATTGCCTGCGGCGACGGCCCCCAGGACTACTGTTACCAGGCCGAACAGGGGCTCTTCGCCCTGGCCTCCGGCGGCTGGTTCGGCGTCGGCCTGGGCCAGTCAAGGCAGAAGTGGTCGCACATCCCGGAGGCGCAGAACGACTTCATCTTCGCCGTCCTCGGGGAGGAAATGGGCCTGTTGGGCACCATGTTCGTGATCGTGCTCTACGGGATGCTGGCCGTGGCCATGTACCGCATCGCGGTGCGCACCGGGACCATCTTCGGGCGCGTTGCCATCAGCGGCATCATGGCATGGCTCATCGGCCAGGCCTTCGTCAACATCGGCATGGTCACCGGCCTGCTGCCGGTCATCGGAGTCCCGCTGCCCTTCATCTCCTCCGGCGGCTCGGCCCTGCTTGCCGCGTTCCTGGGCATCGGGGTGGTACTGTCCTTTGCCCGGGAACAACGCGTTAGACTGCAACCGGCCGGAACCCCGCGCGGCCTGGCCGCCATGTTCGCGAAGGCCCGCTCGGCCAAGTAG
- the murG gene encoding undecaprenyldiphospho-muramoylpentapeptide beta-N-acetylglucosaminyltransferase: MTEPLRVVIAGGGTAGHITPMIAIADALRAADPNTQITAVGTASGLETRLVPEAGYELRTIAKVPMPRRPSLDLLKLPLRFRAAIKAAGAILDDTGAQAVLGVGGYVCTPVYLAARKRKLPVFIHEANARAGLANKVGARFAAGVGTAFNGTGLPGAKVVGMPMRGFVATMDRAAQREPARRALGLTGDAPALVVTGGSSGAASINATIAAGLPQLADAGVQVLHITGRGKVVLDAAGNPLSAPGYRQVEYVDSMDQAYAAADLMVARSGAGTVCELAVAGTPSVLVPLPIGNGEQRLNASDLVAAGGALVVDNADFTTDYLATTLLPLLRDPQALAAMGAAAKAQGRADAAQVMASMIRESLGHAGPQQTANTGS; encoded by the coding sequence ATGACTGAGCCATTACGCGTGGTGATCGCCGGCGGCGGAACGGCCGGACACATCACCCCCATGATTGCCATTGCCGACGCCCTGCGCGCCGCGGACCCAAATACGCAGATCACCGCGGTGGGCACGGCCAGCGGCCTGGAGACCAGGCTGGTGCCCGAGGCCGGGTACGAGCTGCGCACCATCGCCAAGGTCCCGATGCCTCGCCGTCCGTCCCTTGACCTGCTCAAGCTGCCCTTGCGCTTCCGCGCCGCAATCAAGGCCGCCGGCGCGATCCTTGACGACACCGGCGCCCAGGCGGTGCTTGGGGTCGGCGGCTACGTCTGCACCCCGGTGTACCTGGCGGCGAGGAAGCGCAAGCTGCCGGTCTTCATCCACGAGGCCAACGCCCGCGCCGGGCTGGCCAACAAGGTCGGCGCCCGCTTCGCCGCCGGCGTCGGGACGGCCTTCAACGGCACCGGGCTTCCCGGTGCGAAGGTGGTCGGCATGCCGATGCGCGGATTCGTTGCCACCATGGACAGGGCGGCCCAGCGGGAACCTGCACGCCGCGCCCTGGGTCTTACCGGGGACGCCCCGGCGCTGGTGGTCACCGGCGGTTCCTCCGGAGCCGCCTCGATCAATGCGACCATAGCCGCCGGCCTGCCCCAATTGGCCGATGCCGGAGTGCAGGTGCTGCACATCACCGGCCGCGGCAAGGTGGTGCTTGACGCCGCCGGCAACCCGTTGTCGGCACCGGGCTACCGGCAGGTCGAGTACGTGGATTCCATGGACCAGGCGTACGCCGCCGCAGACCTCATGGTCGCCCGCTCGGGGGCCGGAACGGTGTGCGAGCTGGCGGTGGCCGGCACCCCCTCGGTGCTCGTCCCGCTGCCCATCGGCAACGGCGAGCAGCGCCTGAACGCCTCCGACCTCGTCGCCGCCGGCGGCGCGCTGGTCGTTGACAACGCCGACTTCACCACCGACTACCTGGCCACGACGCTGCTGCCGCTGCTGCGGGACCCGCAGGCGCTTGCCGCCATGGGCGCAGCCGCCAAGGCACAGGGGCGCGCCGACGCGGCCCAGGTCATGGCATCGATGATCCGCGAATCGCTCGGCCACGCAGGGCCGCAACAGACCGCCAACACGGGAAGCTAA